The Pontibacter korlensis sequence GTTACCATAGGTGCCATGGATGTATTGATACGACCATTGTCGCGCGTACTTACTATTACAGGTGCGGCATCGAAACCTGCTTCTAAAAGCATAGATGTTAACAGCAGGTTGATGTCTCCTGCGTTGCCGGCACGCTGCTCCCATGCCTTACGGATGGTGCTGCTCGCATACATCCCGTTCTTGCCGTTCCACTTCATGCGATTTTTAACCAAATTAAAAATGGCGGCTAACTGCTCCTGCTGGTCTTTATGCTTGCCCTGAATTGCAGCCAATTCGTTCTTAAAGAAGTTACTGCGGTTCAGCTGTACTCCAAACTTGTCTTCTGTCAGCAGGTCGCTTGTTACCTTCTCCCAATCGCCAGTCATGGTGCGGGGAGCTTGACCTGGAAACTGCACGCGCTGCAGCTCAAACTCTATTTTAGACTGATAATCGCGTAGGCTAGTGATATACTTTTCCTCTTTCAGAGCTGGCACGTCCTTCATGACCCAAACATAGGAGTTGTTCTGCATGTCTGGAGAGGCAGAGGCAGAACCGGAGGCTGCCTCTTTTTGGTTCTCGCTTTTATACAGTGCCTGGTAGCCCTGCATCTGAAACTTATAGTCGAAATATTCAGGTATGCGGGCACGGTACTCACTCCATACTACTGGAATGCTGTGCTGAAACTCCCAATCGCGAAGGGTGTAAATAAAGTCAGATGTAACAGTGTAGCTTATGTCTATTACAGAGCCCTCCTTTACGTTAGGCATTGTAAACTTTTTGGCAAACCAATACTCAGACGTTTGCTCCTCAAAAACACTATTATTTTCCAGCTTGTCTCGCTGCACCTTGTTGTCATCCAGATTAAAAGTATAACCTTTGATTGATGACACACGCTCTTTGCCTGACCCTCGCTGGTAAAACGGTACTACCACATCAGCCCAATCGTAACCTGATTTTTTAAAGATCTTGATGCGTATCTGTCGCTCAAATACAACCTTTAGCTCTCCCATATACTCAAACCGGGAAAAGCCATAGTCGGATAGTATAACGGCGGCGGCAGAGGTGTCTTTATCATACACGCTCATTCTAAGTTCTTCGTCGGACACTTTCCCGAACTTGACAGCCTGCGCCTTTGCATACTGTGTAAACCCTGCCAGCATTACAGCCAGCACGAATAGTTTGGTAAAATTTGCTTTCATAGGCAATTGTTGAGATTGAATAACTGTTTTGTCTATTGTAATTATAACAAGCTTACTTGCACTTATAAAGTAAACTATATTTCACTATATAGATCAAATATTATTCAATAAATAACAACAATTTCCACCTAGGTTCTTATAGTGATAACATATGCAGTACTACACTTATTTAGCTAACATCATTGATTATATACTGTATTGTGCTATTTAACCTACAAATGCATTACCTATAAATAAACCTATCTTTCTTTTAGCTGGGACTCATTTTTGCACTGCCTCTGCGGGCATCAGCTGTTTTGAACTTGAGAAAGGTGCAGAAATCAGCAAGTTTTGTGGTAGATGCTTGGAAGAAGCTAATGATGCTGTTGAAGAAGCTGCCTTTATGCTTCAACTCTATGTTTAGTAGAAGTAGTATTCGAAACAGCTGTCAGGGAAATGCTGCTATGGAAGGAGGGAACTGAAAGGAGAAGAAGCGTTAGTGTAACAAAAAAGCAGAGCGGCAGCCAGGGTGAATGGAAGCTGCCGCTCTGCCTTGTGTTACAGATACTGTGTGAAGTTCTTTTTGTCTGACCAAAATTCCCGGCAGGCTTCACGCTGCTCTTCTATAAATTTGGAATTCTTTTTCAGGTCTTTCCAGTTGCCATAGCCTAGGCGTTCGCACATTCTAAAGAAGCTGTCGCCTTGGTTCTTTTGCCCTTTTACCTGAACGAGCGAGCTCAAGAGCGGGCGACCTTCTCGGTATTCTCTCTCCGAGATCTCGTCAATCACCTCTGCTAGCATAGACTTTTCGTGTGGGTTTTCCAGATTGAGTCCTAGCTCGGCTTCGTAGATGAGGTTCTGAAAAGACATCAGATGTGCTCTACCGCGAGCTACTTGAATGAGTTTCTTTCGTACGCGTGAATTCATGTGTGCAAAATATAGGGGTTATACAGCCCATACGCTGAACTGGGGAAATGGCTCAGAGTTTGCCGCTGCACTACTTGTAAAATGATATATATACCTATAAACGTATAGAAACGAAAAAAGGTTGCATATCAAGTACAATTCGCGCCTTGACTAAATCCAATAATAGACTAACGCCGCTGGCAACTAATTATTTTAATTGCCGGGGCTGTTTTTCAGAAAGATACTTCCAATAACGTTTGGGAATGTGCCGCAGGTGCAGCTTGGGATTTTTGCGCTCGGGAATGTTGACGTTGTCAAAGTAAACTTGCCATAGTTGCTGGTACTTATCTTCCTCCTCGTGCATTGTCTCCGCTGCAGGTGAAACCCGGCGCTGGTTTACTGGCAATTCCAGATGTACCAGGGATACCTGATGTAGGTCATAAAATGCGCCATAGCGGCGCAAGGTATCATAAATTGCCCAACGTTGATCGGCATAACGCTTTTCGAAGTGGTGCACAATGAGCGGCAGCACATTAAAGTCTGGAGAAATGGTAGCAAAGTATAGCTCATCGGCCGTTTTCTGAAACCGAACAAATGCCTCCATACGATGTTTCTCACGGTGAACCTGCTTTGCTGCCTGCGTTACCTGTAACACACAGGGTGCAGCGTAATTTCCTTCTACATTCTCTGCAGAACTGAAAACGAGCTTAATGTAATCGAAAATAACTTGCTCAAACCCCGGCTGCTCCCATAAATAGGTATGATAGAGCGCCTGTTGCGCCCCTACACTTAGTTTCTTCTGAAGCCCTTGCCACACACGGTTCGCTTTTTCCTCATCTGTTAAAACAGGTATAGTCTGGCCAAACATACTTGGCTGTGCCAGGTGCTCCTGCTCTATACTGGTGGGCCAGGCTTTACGTTCGAAGGCCTCAAAAACCACCGTCAGAAGTCCTTCGAAAGAGCCGTCATAGGTATAGAGATGCATACTATATCAGAGAGTATAAGCTGTGTTACTTGCTCCCCTTGCGGTTCTTCTCTGCTGCTTCGGCTTTCATGCGCGCCGACAGGTTTTGCAGCTGCGGCACCAGCATGTTTAGTTTGCAGTATAAAGACACGCGGGCTACTTTCTGGTTGTTTCTCATTACTAATACTTTTTTAGGTTGGATTAATTTGGAAGTATAACTTGGTTTAGATGATTTCCTTTTTCTTTCTATCATGCTTCTTCCTCCCCTTCTTTCCTTATCCCACCTGCCGAAACAGGTCAAGCTGCTGTGTGAGCAAAGCACTGCGAACAGAGCCCTCACCAAATAATATTTTCCTGCGAATTAACTCCGAATCAAAATCCTGCCGCTGCAGGCTCTTTGTTTGGCAGGTGATAAAATACTTTGCACGTTTTAGTACTACACCCATCTGGCGCAAGTGCTCAAAGTTCAAAGACGTAAATCTTCTGGCCGATACAATTTTCTGAGCACTTTTTACCCCAATGCCTGGCACGCGCAGTATCATTTCATAATCGGCAGTATTTAGCTCTACCGGAAATATGTGCCTGTTGCGCAAGGCCCAGCCAAGCTTGGGGTCTATCTCCAGATCAAGGTGCGGGTGCTGCTCGTCTACTATCTCTTTTGCATCGAAGCCATAAAAGCGCATCAGCCAATCGGCCTGATAAATGCGGTTTTCACGGATAATAGGTGGTGCAGCAATAATAGGCAGACGCTCATCGCTGCTGATCGGCACATATCCTGAATAATACACTCGCTTAAGGCTATAGTCCTGATAAAGCTGGTTGGAGAGTTGCAAAATCTGGTGATCGTTCTCAGCTGAGGCACCTACTATCAGTTGCGTGCTCTGCCCTGCCGGTGCAAAGTCTGGAGCAGACTTAAAGAGTTTCTTCTCTTCCTTAGCCTGCACTAACTGCCGCTTAATACTACTCATTGGGTCCAGTACCTCTTTGTAGTTCTTCTCAGGTGCCAGCTGTTGCAGGCTCATCTCTGATGGCAGCTCAATATTAACACTTAACCTATCGGCATACAGGCCTGCTTCTTTTATCAGCTCCTCGCTGGCTCCCGGTATAGCCTTAAGATGGATATACCCATTAAACTTATGCTCCTGGCGCAGTTTCTTTGCTACTCGTACCAACCGCTCCATAGTATAGTCAGCGTTCTTGAAAATACCTGAACTCAGGAAAAGCCCTTCGATGTAATTGCGCCGGTAGAAGTTGATCGTGAGGTCTACCACCTCCTGCACAGTAAAGGCTGCACGCTTTACATCATTGCTCCTTCTGGTTACACAATAGGCACAGTCATAAATGCAGTGGTTAGTCAACAGAATCTTCAACAGCGAAACGCAGCGGCCGTCTTCTGTGTAGCTGTGGCAGATGCCCATCCCCTCAGCGTTACCCAATCCTTTGTTCTCGTTTTTGCGTTTTCCACCGCTTGAAGAGCATGAAACATCGTATTTGGCAGCATCTGCTAAAATACTTAGTTTATCTATCAACTTGCTTTCCATTATGCTGGCCCCCTGTACGTTTAATGCCTTAAAGATACAACCTCAATTTTAGCAAAGCCAACATATTTAGCATTTTTTTATCCACATGTTTGTCTATAGCTGTTAATAAACTAATGAAATTAGCAACAGCCATAATCATCAGCTTTGGCTTAGCCTTTACAGGCTCTATTGCTATTTTTATGGTTTGAACTAGCCATAACTGCTTGTAGAAGCGTTATATTAGGAGGCTAAACAGAAGCCTGTTTTCTGCGCTATTATACCTATGCCTTACTTGCACCCTAAAAGAACACGACTGCCGCTGGCATGCCTGCTGTGCATGCTGCTGCTTTGCGTGGGTGTTTGCCAGGCACAGGTACAGCAGCCTGATTCCGTTCAGGCCGACACTGTACGCCAATCCCTCAACGACCGACTCATTCAGAACTTGAAGCAGATGTCGGAACGGAAAACCATTATGGGCAAACTGCTGAGAGCCCTGCTGGACTTTGACAGAAACGAAGAGGAAGTATATGGCATGGATGCGGAGCTGATCCGGAAGGAGTATGAGCAGCACAACTTTAAAGTTGTACGGCGTATCGATATACTGACCCTGGATCCTTTTGGCTACTCCATTAACGACACGTCCCGGGTACCAAGTAACTTCTTTGAGAAAGCAGGAAATTCGCTGCACGTGAGAACAGGAAGAGGACAGGTTCGAAACAAACTGCTCTTCCGAAAAATGGAGCCTCTCGAGCCTCTTGCCCTGATTGAATCCGAGCGTCTCTTGCGCCAGACCAGGTACATAATCGACGCGCGCATCATTGTGAATGAGGAAACCACAACCAATGATAGCGTGGATGTCTTTGTAATTACCAGAGACATCTTCAGTTTAGGCGGTTCTGGCTCTTACTCCCCCTCGTCTGGCAGAGGGCGTGTAACACTGCGCGAACTAAATTTTCTGGGGCAGGGCCATCAGATAGAAGGAAGCTACAGATTTAACCTAAACCGGCCACGCCCATGGGAAGTGGCCGGCTATTATACCGTTGAAAACATTGGCCGAAGCTACATCTCAGCCGATGTGGCTTATGTAGACAAGAATTATTATAAGGAGAAGAGTGTATTCCTGAGCCGCGACTTCTTCTCCTTGAACACCAAGTATGCTGGTGCTGTGGGTGCCAGTTGGATTGATGAACGCATCCTCTTACCTTCCGCTCCTGAAGATACTGCCGCCCGCTTTGGTAATGTAGGCTATGCCCAACAGGATGTTTGGCTGGGCCGTGCCATCAAGTTCAAAAGTTACAACCTGGGCTACGAAACACGCGGTAGAGTTATACTTGGCGCCCGCGTTATAAATACCAACTACACCACCATCCCTACTGAAAACTTCCAGAGCAATGCGCTTATACTGGGCAGCATGGGTTATAGCACACGAAAGTACTACAAAGACCGCTACATCTTCGGTTTCGGCAGAACTGAAGACATTCCGGTAGGAACGCTGTTCTCAGTAACGGGCGGCTACCAGGACGGCACAAAATGGGACCGACGGTACTTTGGCACTTCTCTCGCTTTTGCCAGGTACGGCACCAACTTCGGCTATCTGTATAGCAGGGTGGGTTATGGCAGCTTTCTCAGAGACGACCGCTGGGAACAGGGTGTGCTGGATGTAGAAGCTATGTACTTCACCAAACTCGCGGAATGGGGCAACTGGAAACTCCGTCACTACCTGCTTGGGCGCAGTACCTTGGGTATAAACCGTTACCCGGAAGAGCTGCTTTCCATCAACAATGAAAGTGGCGTAAGGGGCTTCCGCTCTGACCTGGTACGTGGCACGCGTCGCGCCTCTTTTAACTACGAGGCCAACCTTTATACCCCGCTTTCGCTATTGGGCTTTAGGTTAGCCACTTTCCTGTATGCAGACTTAGCTTGGCTCTCCACCGGAAATCAGAGTTCGCCCTTCAAAGAAAAGCCATACCGCAGCTACGGTATTGGGTTTAGGCTACGCAATGAGTTTTTATCATTCAGCACCATACAGGTTACCCTGGGCTATTACCCACAGTTGCCACCAAATAGCAGCATGCAGGGCTTCAGACTTTACGAGTCTTCAGCACCTTTCTATAACTTCCGACACTTCCAGTTCGACCGCCCTGGTGTAGCGGAATTCTACTAGCTCAGGCTCTGATAACAGCTATAATATCATTCCAGGCTCAGCACCACCGGACTTACCTCCTAGTAAGCACTGCAGCTGCTAAAGCACAAATGCGCAGCTCCTCACGTACGTTAATAACAAAAGCTTTTGCCCCTGTTCAGGCACCTCTAACTGCTTAATTACTATACTTATGGCAAAATATATAGGCGTTCCCTTTTTATCTATTGTTATAACTTTCAGGCTCGGTCGCTTTTTAGTAGATTTGTAAAGGGAGTGCTATCTCTGCACTTTTTTACTTCTAAGCATAATACATTCATGGTTGATTTAGGCAATTACAACGAGCTGGAAATAGCTCGTGAAGTGGACTTTGGCGTTTACCTTACTTCTGATGACGGAGATATTCTGTTACCTGGCAAGTACTTGCCAGAAGGCGCAAAAGTAGGTGACAAACTACGCGTTTTTGTGTACCGTGACTCTGAAGACCGCATCATTGCCACTACCCTGGAGCCATATGCTACTGTGGGTGAATTTGCCTGCCTTACCTGTACCGATGTAACTCCTTTTGGCGCTTTCCTGGACTGGGGGCTTGAGAAAGATCTACTGGTGCCACTTAACAACCAGAAGGACAAAATGCAGGTAGGGCGCAAGTACTGCGTATACATATACCTGGACGACTCCTCAGACCGTGTAGTGGCTACTACCAAACTGGGCAAGTACCTGTACAACCAAGACATCAAGCTGAACGAAGGCGACGAGGTACAACTGCTCGTGGCCGGTTTCACCGACATCGGGGTTAAGGTCATCATCAACAGCGAATACATGGGTATCCTCTACAAAAACGAGGTATTCCAGGACCTTCGCATCGGTGACAAGGCTACCGGTTATATTAAGCTCATCCGCCCGGACAACAAGATAGATGTAACGCTACGAAAGCCAGGTGTAAATCAGAAAGAGGAAAAGGACGAGGCAGCCGATAAGATTATGCGCCTGCTGCAGCAAGGCAGCGGTTGGCTTCCCCTCTCCGATGGCAGCACCCCTGAAGATATTTACCAGACGCTGGGCATGAGTAAAAAAACGTTTAAACGCGCCATTGGCGGCTTATATAAAGCTGGTAAGATAACTATTGAGCCAGACAGCATCAGGCTGAGGAAAAGCTAATACCTGCCCCTCCGCCGCACCCTTATTACACGCTACTATACAACACTGACGATCTCACTTTAAAACACCTCTCGCCCTGACAAGGCGAGGCTTTGACGTATGCTTACTAGACTTATACCTTTTGCGCTTGCATTTGGTCTGTGCATTGGAGGAGCACAGGCCAGCGGCCACAACGAAGACACCGAATCAGAGAAAAACAAACGCAGCAAAACCATGAAGGTGATGCGTACCCAGGCTGCGCCCGTACTAGACGGGCACCTGGAGCCGGAGGTATGGGAACAGGTTCAGCCTGCCCGCAACTTCTATCGCTACGATCCTCTCAATGGCAAGCCTTCTTCGCAACAAACGGAGGTGTATATGCTCTATGATGACGATGCTGTGTACATAGGGGCCATGCTACATGATACAGCACCTGACTCTGTGCTTACCCAATTGGGGCAGCGCGACTCCGGTGAAAATAACTCCGATATGTTTGGTGTGTACCTCGACACCTATAACGACAAGCAAAACGCTTTTGCTTTTCTTATATCTGCTGCTGGGGTGCAAACTGATATCAAGTATTCCCAGGGGAGTGAAGACTGGAACTGGGATGCTGTATGGGAAAGCAGCGTGCGCACCCATGAGGGCGGCTGGACTGTGGAGTTGCGCATTCCTTACGGAGCCATTCGTTTTCCAAAAGCAGAGGTGCAAACCTGGGGCGTTAACTACATGCGCGTCATCCGCCGCTCCCGCGAAAAATCATACTGGAGCCACGTCGACAACTCTGTAAGCGGCCTGATAAACCAGGCCGGCCGTGCAATAGGTATTGAAGGTGTACAATCGCCGGTTAGGCTGCAGTTTATGCCTTATGTATCAGGCTATGTGAACCACTTCGCGAACAAAAACGGTGAGTCTGATGCCAAAGACCTAACCCACTCCATTAATGGTGGCATGGATGTGAAGTATGGCATCAACGATGCATTTACCCTGGATGTAACACTGATACCTGATTTTGGCCAGACGCAGTCAGACAACCAGATATTGAACCTGGGGCCTTTTGAAGTAAAGTATAGCGAGAACCGCCAGTTCTTCACCGAAGGCACGGAGCTATTTAATAAAGCAGGACTTTTTTATTCACGCCGAATAGGAGCAAGACCTGTGGGCTATGGCAAAGTGAAAGAGCAGCTAGTTGAGGGTGAAGACATCATCAGCAACCCGGTGGAAACACAACTGCTTAACGCAGCTAAAGTATCCGGCAGAACGCGCCGTGGCTTAGGAATAGGTCTTTTCAACGCTTTCACCGGCAACACTTACGCCACTGTGCAGGACTCTACCACGGGCACGACCCGGGAGGTGCTTTCCGACCCATTTACGAACTATAACGTGTTTGTGCTGGATCAAACCCTGCCGCGCAACTCTTATGTTACCTTCACCAACACGAACGTTACCCGCGCCAGTGGCTTCTATGATGCCAACGTGACGGGCTTGCGCATGCGCTTTGCTGATAAGTATAACATGTTTGCCCTAACCAGTGGCGGCAACCTAAGCCAGCTCTACGGCAAAGAAGATGATGGCAGTACCACACTTGGGCATCAGTATTTTGTAAACCTGAGCAAAATCAGTGGCAACTTTCGGTTTGGCTTAAACCACAATGTGGAGTCTAACACATATGATATTAACGACCTAGGCTTTATCAGCAACAACAACGAGATTAGCAGTAGCGCCAGTGTAAGTTATAATTTTTACCAGCCAGTCTGGAAGTTCCTGTCGTGGAACAATAGCTTCAGCGTAAGCCACAGTATGCTGTATGAGCCAAATAAATTCATTGCCATGGATTTTAACGCCAGCACCAGCGTACGTTTCCGCAACTTCACCAGCGTCTGGCTAAATGCCAGCTTGCGCCCCTCCGACAGGCACGATTACTTTGAGGCACGCACATTCCCGCAGGTGTTTGTACGCCCACCAGCTTTTAGCTCAAACCTTGGCGTTAGTACAGATTACCGTAAGCGCCTTGCCTTAGATGCCTCTTCAAGTTACTGGCGCTCCCGCCGCTACGACCAGGACAGCTGGGGATTCAACTTCACTCCCCGTTTCCGGGTTAATGATAAATTCTCCATCGCAAACGGCAACAGCTTAAACCTGGAGAAGCGCAATATTGGGTACGCCAATAAGTACACAGATGCTCAGCAGCAAACACGCATCCTTTTCGGCGATCGCACCCTAACCACGGTTAGTACCACCGTAAGCAGTGCCTATATATTTAACGAGCGCTCAGGGCTTACTCTTAACATGCGTCATTACTGGTCCAGAGCGGCTTACCAGGAGTTCTATGAACTAACGAAAAAGGGGCTGCTGCAACCAACCACTGCAGAGCAGGAAACATATACATCTGAAATTAATGACATCAACTACAACACCTTTACACTTGACTTGGTGTATAGCTGGCGTTTTGCACCGGGTAGCGAGCTGCGTGTGGTGTGGAAGAATTTTATTGAAGATCAGGGCGGTAAGATCGAAAACCGATACTTCGATAATATGTCTAACACATTTGCAGTGCCGCAAAACAATAATTTCTCTGTTAAACTGCTATACTTCATAGACTATATATCGCTCAGGAACGTATTTTCTGCATAAGAAGAAAACTTATGCAGAAAGTAAGAACCGCATTGATAGCTGGAGCTAGTGGGCTAGTGGGTGGTCACCTGATCAGCCTGCTGCTAAAGAGCGAACGCTATAGCCAGATTATTTCCGTTGGCCGCCACGAATTACCTCTGATACACCCTAAACTGGACCAACAAATAGTCAACTTTGATAAGATAAAGGATTACGCAGCTGATATGGTGGCAGATGATGTTTTCTGTTGCCTAGGCACCACCATAAAAAAAGCTGGCTCTAAGGAAAACTTCTATAAAGTAGATCATACTTATGTAACCCAACTGGCCGAAACCACTGCCCGCAAAGGAGCTATACAGTTCCTGGTGGTTTCAGCTATGGGTGCAGACCCTGCCTCATTTGTTTTCTATAATAAGGTGAAAGGCGAGATGGAGCGTGACGTGCAGCAGCAGCCGTTCAACTCGATCCATATATT is a genomic window containing:
- a CDS encoding DUF3857 domain-containing protein, whose protein sequence is MKANFTKLFVLAVMLAGFTQYAKAQAVKFGKVSDEELRMSVYDKDTSAAAVILSDYGFSRFEYMGELKVVFERQIRIKIFKKSGYDWADVVVPFYQRGSGKERVSSIKGYTFNLDDNKVQRDKLENNSVFEEQTSEYWFAKKFTMPNVKEGSVIDISYTVTSDFIYTLRDWEFQHSIPVVWSEYRARIPEYFDYKFQMQGYQALYKSENQKEAASGSASASPDMQNNSYVWVMKDVPALKEEKYITSLRDYQSKIEFELQRVQFPGQAPRTMTGDWEKVTSDLLTEDKFGVQLNRSNFFKNELAAIQGKHKDQQEQLAAIFNLVKNRMKWNGKNGMYASSTIRKAWEQRAGNAGDINLLLTSMLLEAGFDAAPVIVSTRDNGRINTSMAPMVTKFNYVIASVKLGDSEYLLDATDPLVPIGTLPGRCLNGEGRLIKKGEYRWVSLAPKVNYTKLFSANLTMNSQGEIVGTGRESAGGYGAISLRRTILEEGESKYTERLAKEVGDFRLTKPEVKNLNDLNTPLDITYNISVSGSGRSNDIIYLNPMLGRGEKENPFKLTERLYPVDFGTPIDETYICNFTIPEGYEIEEAPKSVAVNLPENGGRFMYMVQQQGNTLQVMSKVNINKPVFYAPEYAFLKEFYNQIIAKHAEQIVLKKVAAN
- a CDS encoding TIGR03915 family putative DNA repair protein, with protein sequence MHLYTYDGSFEGLLTVVFEAFERKAWPTSIEQEHLAQPSMFGQTIPVLTDEEKANRVWQGLQKKLSVGAQQALYHTYLWEQPGFEQVIFDYIKLVFSSAENVEGNYAAPCVLQVTQAAKQVHREKHRMEAFVRFQKTADELYFATISPDFNVLPLIVHHFEKRYADQRWAIYDTLRRYGAFYDLHQVSLVHLELPVNQRRVSPAAETMHEEEDKYQQLWQVYFDNVNIPERKNPKLHLRHIPKRYWKYLSEKQPRQLK
- a CDS encoding putative DNA modification/repair radical SAM protein, whose protein sequence is MESKLIDKLSILADAAKYDVSCSSSGGKRKNENKGLGNAEGMGICHSYTEDGRCVSLLKILLTNHCIYDCAYCVTRRSNDVKRAAFTVQEVVDLTINFYRRNYIEGLFLSSGIFKNADYTMERLVRVAKKLRQEHKFNGYIHLKAIPGASEELIKEAGLYADRLSVNIELPSEMSLQQLAPEKNYKEVLDPMSSIKRQLVQAKEEKKLFKSAPDFAPAGQSTQLIVGASAENDHQILQLSNQLYQDYSLKRVYYSGYVPISSDERLPIIAAPPIIRENRIYQADWLMRFYGFDAKEIVDEQHPHLDLEIDPKLGWALRNRHIFPVELNTADYEMILRVPGIGVKSAQKIVSARRFTSLNFEHLRQMGVVLKRAKYFITCQTKSLQRQDFDSELIRRKILFGEGSVRSALLTQQLDLFRQVG
- a CDS encoding S1 RNA-binding domain-containing protein, with the translated sequence MVDLGNYNELEIAREVDFGVYLTSDDGDILLPGKYLPEGAKVGDKLRVFVYRDSEDRIIATTLEPYATVGEFACLTCTDVTPFGAFLDWGLEKDLLVPLNNQKDKMQVGRKYCVYIYLDDSSDRVVATTKLGKYLYNQDIKLNEGDEVQLLVAGFTDIGVKVIINSEYMGILYKNEVFQDLRIGDKATGYIKLIRPDNKIDVTLRKPGVNQKEEKDEAADKIMRLLQQGSGWLPLSDGSTPEDIYQTLGMSKKTFKRAIGGLYKAGKITIEPDSIRLRKS
- a CDS encoding DUF5916 domain-containing protein, giving the protein MLTRLIPFALAFGLCIGGAQASGHNEDTESEKNKRSKTMKVMRTQAAPVLDGHLEPEVWEQVQPARNFYRYDPLNGKPSSQQTEVYMLYDDDAVYIGAMLHDTAPDSVLTQLGQRDSGENNSDMFGVYLDTYNDKQNAFAFLISAAGVQTDIKYSQGSEDWNWDAVWESSVRTHEGGWTVELRIPYGAIRFPKAEVQTWGVNYMRVIRRSREKSYWSHVDNSVSGLINQAGRAIGIEGVQSPVRLQFMPYVSGYVNHFANKNGESDAKDLTHSINGGMDVKYGINDAFTLDVTLIPDFGQTQSDNQILNLGPFEVKYSENRQFFTEGTELFNKAGLFYSRRIGARPVGYGKVKEQLVEGEDIISNPVETQLLNAAKVSGRTRRGLGIGLFNAFTGNTYATVQDSTTGTTREVLSDPFTNYNVFVLDQTLPRNSYVTFTNTNVTRASGFYDANVTGLRMRFADKYNMFALTSGGNLSQLYGKEDDGSTTLGHQYFVNLSKISGNFRFGLNHNVESNTYDINDLGFISNNNEISSSASVSYNFYQPVWKFLSWNNSFSVSHSMLYEPNKFIAMDFNASTSVRFRNFTSVWLNASLRPSDRHDYFEARTFPQVFVRPPAFSSNLGVSTDYRKRLALDASSSYWRSRRYDQDSWGFNFTPRFRVNDKFSIANGNSLNLEKRNIGYANKYTDAQQQTRILFGDRTLTTVSTTVSSAYIFNERSGLTLNMRHYWSRAAYQEFYELTKKGLLQPTTAEQETYTSEINDINYNTFTLDLVYSWRFAPGSELRVVWKNFIEDQGGKIENRYFDNMSNTFAVPQNNNFSVKLLYFIDYISLRNVFSA
- a CDS encoding oxidoreductase; translation: MQKVRTALIAGASGLVGGHLISLLLKSERYSQIISVGRHELPLIHPKLDQQIVNFDKIKDYAADMVADDVFCCLGTTIKKAGSKENFYKVDHTYVTQLAETTARKGAIQFLVVSAMGADPASFVFYNKVKGEMERDVQQQPFNSIHIFRPSLLLGERDEKRTGEDLAGKLMKPLSGLMVGPLEKYKPVEAEAVAKAMLAAAKQETPGKHIHPSDEIARTATQL